One Gossypium raimondii isolate GPD5lz chromosome 3, ASM2569854v1, whole genome shotgun sequence genomic window carries:
- the LOC105794761 gene encoding glycosyltransferase BC10, translating into MKGENSNQSISYWKLVNAQMHFFNVLSYFLLFGCGLSLGVILSFHLKNYSLALHITQLPLSTRSASILAQPPPSKPFNPVSGTSHGDRIGLTEFLEPPHVMHDMDDKELLWRASLAPRIPQYPFHRVPKVAFLFLTKGPVPLALLWEKFFKGHQGLYSIYVHSDPSFNLTEPEGSVFHGRRIPSKEVEWGNVNMIEAERRLLANALMDYSNQRFVLLSEACIPLFNFSTVYSYLINSSQSFVESYDLPGPVGRGRYSRRMRPQVTIQQWRKGAQWFEMDRDLAIEVVSDQIYFPVFQKYCKGACYADEHYLPTFVTMKFANKNSNRTLTWVDWSKGGPHPAKFIRTNVTVEFLERLRSQSQCQYNGNTTDICHLFARKFSPDALYRLLKFAPKVMQFHE; encoded by the exons ATGAAGGGTGAAAACAGCAATCAATCAATCTCATATTGGAAGCTCGTTAATGCACAAATGCATTTCTTCAATGTCCTCtcttattttttactatttggGTGCGGCCTCTCTCTTGGAGTCATACTCAGTTTTCATCTCAAAAACTATTCTCTTGCTTTACATATCACACAGTTACCTTTGAGTACAAGATCAGCGTCAATATTGGCTCAGCCGCCGCCCTCCAAGCCATTTAATCCGGTTTCTGGAACCTCTCATGGTGACCGCATTGGATTAACAGAATTTCTCGAGCCACCACATGTGATGCATGACATGGATGATAAAGAGCTACTATGGAGGGCTTCTTTGGCTCCTCGAATCCCACAATATCCATTCCATCGAGTTCCTAAAGTTGCTTTCTTGTTCTTGACAAAAGGGCCTGTTCCATTAGCTCTTTTGTGGGAGAAATTCTTCAAAGGGCATCAAGGGCTGTATTCCATCTATGTCCACTCCGATCCATCTTTCAACTTAACAGAGCCTGAAGGCTCAGTGTTCCATGGCAGAAGAATTCCCAGCAAg GAAGTTGAATGGGGGAATGTGAACATGATCGAAGCCGAGCGCCGGCTTCTAGCCAATGCACTGATGGATTACTCTAACCAAAGATTTGTTCTTCTATCCGAAGCATGTATTCCACTCTTTAACTTCTCCACCGTCTACTCTTACCTCATCAACTCCTCTCAGAGTTTCGTAGAGTCATACGATTTACCAGGCCCCGTCGGCCGAGGCCGATACAGTCGGAGAATGAGACCTCAGGTCACAATTcaacaatggaggaaaggaGCTCAATGGTTCGAGATGGACCGTGACCTCGCCATTGAAGTTGTTTCAGACCAAATATATTTCCCAGTGTTCCAAAAGTATTGCAAGGGCGCTTGCTATGCTGATGAACATTATTTGCCGACCTTCGTGACCATGAAATTTGCGAACAAGAATTCCAACAGGACATTAACATGGGTAGATTGGTCCAAAGGAGGGCCTCACCCAGCTAAGTTCATAAGGACAAATGTGACAGTTGAATTTTTGGAGAGATTGAGGAGCCAAAGCCAATGCCAGTACAATGGAAATACCACAGATATCTGTCATTTGTTCGCCAGGAAGTTCT